The nucleotide sequence CCGTCGTCGGCCGCAGCTCACCGTCGAGCAGCAGCCAGCGGGTGATCCCCAGCGACTCCAGGAACGTCACGTCGTGGCTCGCCACGATCAGCGCCCCTTCGTACGCGTCGAGGGCCGCCGTCAGCTTCCGCACCGACGCCATGTCCAGGTTGTTCGTCGGCTCGTCCAGCATCAGCAGCTGCGGAGCCGGCTCCGCGAGGAGCAGCGCCGCGAGCGTCGCCCGGAAGCGCTCCCCGCCCGAGAGGGTGCCGACGGGCTGATCCGCCCGCGCCCCGCGGAACAGAAACCGTGCCAGCCGGGCCCTGATCGCGTTCCCCGTCGCCGTGGGCGCGAGCCGGGCCACGTTCTCCACCACGCTCAGCCCGTCGTCGAGGACGTCGAGCCGCTGCGGCAGGAAGCGGAGCGGCACCCGCGCCTCCGTCTCGCCCGAGAGCGGCTCGACCTCGCCGGCGATCGTCCGCAGCAGGGTCGACTTCCCGGCCCCGTTCCGCCCGACCAGCGCGATCCGCTCCGGACCGCGCAGCTCGAACTCCCCGGCCACCCGGGCCCCGTACCGCAGTTCCAGGTCCCGCAGGAACAGCACCTCGCGGCCCGGCGGCACCGAGGTGCGGGGCAGCTCGACCCGGATCTCGTCGTCGTCCCGTACCGCCTCCACCGCCGCGTCCAGCCGCTCCCGGGCCTCCGAGAGGCGCTCGGCGTGCAGGGTCCGCTGCTTCCCCGCGGTGACCTGCGCCTCGCGCTTGTTCGAGTTCGCCACCAGCTTGGAGGCGACCTTGTTCTCGAAGCTCTTCTGCCCGTACCGCCTGCGGCGGGCCAACTTCATCTGGGTGTCGGACAGTTCCCGCTTCTGACGCTGCACATCGGCCTCGGCGACGCGCACCATCCGCTCCGCCGCCTCCTGTTCGGCGGCGAGCGCGGCCTCGTAGTCGGACCAGGCGCCGCCGTACCACGTGACGGAGCCGTCCCGGAGGTCGGCGATCTGGTCGACGCGCTCGAGCAGTTCCCGGTCGTGGCTGACCACGACCAGCACTCCGGACCAGCTCTCCACCGCCTCGTACAGCCGGGCGCGGGCGTGCAGGTCGAGGTTGTTGGTGGGCTCGTCGAGCAGCAGGACGTCGGGCCGGGCGAGCAGCAGCGCGGCGAGGCGCAGCAGGACGGACTCGCCGCCCGAGATCTCGCCGACGGTCCGGTCGAGACCGACGCCGCCGAGACCGAGCTGGTCGAGGGTGGCGCGGGCCCGCTCCTCCACGTCCCAGTCGTCGGCGAGGGCGGTGAAGTGCTCCTCCGCCGGGTCGCCCGCCTCGATGGCGTGCAGCGCGGTCCGCTTTCCGGCGATGCCGAGGATCTCGTCCACCCTCCGCGAGGTGTCGAGGACGAGGTTCTGCGGGAGGTAGCCGAGCTCGCCGGTGACCCGGACCGAGCCGGAGGCCGGGGTGAGCTCGCCCGCGATGAGCTTCATCAGCGTGGATTTGCCGGAGCCGTTGAGCCCGACGAGCCCGGTGCGGCCGGGGCCGACCGCGAGCCGGAAGTCGTCGAGGACCTCGGTGCCGTCGGGCCAGGAGAAGGAGAGCGAGGTACAGGTGATGAACGTGGGGTGATGCGCCATGGAGGTCTCCCGGATGCGTGGGCGCGAGCGTGATGTGATGCGACGCGTGGAGACACCGGGGCGCGGGCGATCGGTTCGTCAGAACGGCTCGTACGCCGAGGTCGAGAACGGCACACGCGGCACAGAGGGCACGCGCGGCACGGTGTCTCGCAACCTCAGACGAGCAACGTCCTTCTCCGATCAGACGACAACAAGGTCGGGAAGAAGGCTACGCCGGGGCGCGGGAGGGCGGCAAACGAATTTACGGCCGGTCGCGCAGCAGCTCCGCCAGATCCTGCTCCCAGTCCAGGTACTGGTGCTCGCGGCCCGCCGGCACCAGGTGCTGCGAGCGCTCCAGGAAGCGGCGCAGCTCGGAAGTCCGGACGTGGACCATGGCCACTCCCTCGGGGGCGTGGAACTCGACGACCGTGCGGTCGTAGCCGTACGGACGCAGGCGTACGTCTCCGACGCCGGCCGGGCGCTCGACGCCCTGGACGAGCAGCTCACGCGCGAAGGCCCAGGAGACCTCGACGCCCTCCAGGGTCGCCGGG is from Streptomyces venezuelae ATCC 10712 and encodes:
- a CDS encoding ABC-F family ATP-binding cassette domain-containing protein, producing the protein MAHHPTFITCTSLSFSWPDGTEVLDDFRLAVGPGRTGLVGLNGSGKSTLMKLIAGELTPASGSVRVTGELGYLPQNLVLDTSRRVDEILGIAGKRTALHAIEAGDPAEEHFTALADDWDVEERARATLDQLGLGGVGLDRTVGEISGGESVLLRLAALLLARPDVLLLDEPTNNLDLHARARLYEAVESWSGVLVVVSHDRELLERVDQIADLRDGSVTWYGGAWSDYEAALAAEQEAAERMVRVAEADVQRQKRELSDTQMKLARRRRYGQKSFENKVASKLVANSNKREAQVTAGKQRTLHAERLSEARERLDAAVEAVRDDDEIRVELPRTSVPPGREVLFLRDLELRYGARVAGEFELRGPERIALVGRNGAGKSTLLRTIAGEVEPLSGETEARVPLRFLPQRLDVLDDGLSVVENVARLAPTATGNAIRARLARFLFRGARADQPVGTLSGGERFRATLAALLLAEPAPQLLMLDEPTNNLDMASVRKLTAALDAYEGALIVASHDVTFLESLGITRWLLLDGELRPTTEEEVRGTASSPR
- a CDS encoding SsgA family sporulation/cell division regulator produces the protein MPAVIEQAVQARLVASAPRMETVPATLRYDRGDPYAVSMAFPPPATLEGVEVSWAFARELLVQGVERPAGVGDVRLRPYGYDRTVVEFHAPEGVAMVHVRTSELRRFLERSQHLVPAGREHQYLDWEQDLAELLRDRP